The region GCAATTCGCCACTCGCGTGTACGGCCCGCTGTTTACGGCCGGTCTGCACTTCTGGCAGTTGGGTGAGTCGCACTACTGGGGCCACAACGCCATTATCCGCATGAAGCCCTTTATCGAGCACTGCGCCCTCGCGCCGTTGCCGGGTAAAGGTGCGTTTGCCGGTGCGATTCTTTCCCACGACTTCGTTGAAGCAGCGCTGATGCGCCGTGCCGGTTGGGGCGTGTGGATTGCCTACGACCTGCCGGGCAGCTATGAAGAGCTGCCGCCGAACCTGCTGGATGAACTCAAGCGTGACCGTCGCTGGTGCCACGGTAACCTGATGAACTTCCGCCTGTTCCTGGTAAAAGGCATGCACCCGGTGCACCGCGCGGTGTTCCTGACTGGCGTGATGTCCTACCTGTCGGCGCCGCTGTGGTTCTTCTTCCTGGTGTTGTCGACGGCGTTGCTGGCGGTGAACACCCTGATGGAGCCGCAGTACTTCATGGCGCCACGCCAGTTGTACCCGCTGTGGCCGCAATGGCATCCGGACAAGGCTGTGGCGCTGTTCTCCACCACCATTGTGCTGCTGTTCCTGCCTAAATTGCTGAGCATCATCCTGATCTGGGCCAAGGGCGCGAAAGAGTTCGGTGGCAAGTTCAAGGTGACCTTGTCGATGCTGCTGGAGATGCTGTTCTCCATGCTGCTGGCGCCGGTGCGGATGATCTTCCACACCCGTTTCGTGCTCGCCGCGTTCCTCGGCTGGGCTGCGACCTGGAACTCGCCGCAGCGTGACGACGATTCCACGCCATGGAGCGAGGCCGTCAAGCGCCACGGTCCACAAACCCTGCTCGGCTTCCTGTGGGCGCTGTTGGTGGTGTGGTTGAACCCAAGCTTCTTGTGGTGGCTGATCCCGATCGTGGGTTCGCTGATGCTGTCGATTCCAGTGTCGGTGATTTCCAGCCGGGTCAAGCTGGGCCTCAAGTCCCGCGACGAGAGCCTGTTCCTGATCCCCGAGGAATACAATCCGCCGCAAGCCCTGTTGTCGACCGAGAAGTACACCCACGAAAACCGTTGGCACGCCCTCAATGACGGGTTTGTGCGTTCGGTGGTCGACCCGCAGCAAAACGCCTTGGCCTGCGCTCTGGCGACCTCGCGTCACCGTGAGGCGGAGCCGATCGAGCACCTGCGTCAGGAGCGTGTTCGCCACGCGTTGAAAGTCGGCCCTGCCGGCCTCAACAACGGCGAGCGCCTGGCGCTGCTCAGTGACCCGGTGGCCCTGGCTCGTCTGCACCAGCAGGTGTGGAGCGAAGGCCACGCCGAGTGGCTCGGCGCTTGGCGTGAATCGATCAAAGCTGATCCGCACGCGCCATTGCTGCCGCTGCAACCGCTGTCGTCCCAGGCCCAACTGGCCTGATTCAGACGCCCCCGAGGGCTCACCTCGGGGGTGTTCGAAGCGCTGGTCCTACAGCGTTTCACGCTTCTTCCTCTTAGCCCTAACCCCTTGTTATTTCGAAACAAAATACCTTTGTTCGAGACGTATTGTCGTGCCTTTTGCTGGGGTAGCATCGCCCCCCACATTGACGAGGCCGCAGGGGGATTCATGATCAAAAGGTATTGTTCGGCGTGGCTGATCGGCGTTGTCGCATTGGCATATACCGGCTGGGTGAATGCCGGCGTCCTAGATGATGCCGTTCGGCGTGGAGTGCTTAAAGTCGGCACCACGCCCACCTACGTGCCCTTTCAAATGATGGACAAGCAGGGGCGCATCGTAGGCTTTGAGATCGACTTGCTCCAGGCGATGAGCCATGCCTTGGGCGTCGAGCTGGAACTGGTGGCGGTGCCCTATACCGAGTTGTTGCCGGGGCTGATGGCGAAAAAGTTTGATCTGATTGGCAGTGGTATGACGGTGACCCAGGAGCGCAATCTCAAGCTGAATTTCAGCGACTCCTTTATCGTGGTGGGCCAGACCGTACTGCTGCATCCGAGCCTTGCCGGCAAGGTTTCCAGCATAGAAGACCTGGATGAGGCGGGTTACCGGATCGTCGCCATTGAAGGCACCACGGGGGAAGCCGCGGCGCAACGTTTTCTGGGCGCCGCTCGCCTGCGCAGTTTCGCCACCCCGGAAGAAGGCGTGCGGCAGGTGGTGGAGGGCAAGGCCGATGCTTTCATTCATGACGCACCCTACAACCTGATTGCGATGGCCAGGCCGGAAAACCACACACTTTTTGCACTTGAGCAGCCGTTTACCTTTGAGCCCCTGGCATTCGGCCTGAAGAAAGGTGATTACGACAGCCTTAACTGGATCAATCATTTCCTCAATCAAATAGCGCAGGATGGCACTTACGATCGGCTCCATGACAAGTGGTTCAAGGACACCGCCTGGGTCGGGGAGATGGACTGATCGTCATAACTGCTTACACATCAATCAGTTGCCGATCCTCTCTGCAGACGTGTCTATCCCCCGTGTTTCGCTGCACCGTTGTGGGGCTTTTCCGACATACCCCGATAACATTTACCCGTGAAACCTTTGTGACGGGGAGCGAGTGGGTTAGGATCGCACCCCGAAATGGTGCAGCCCTTTTGCGCGCCGACCTTACAAGAAATCGTTCAGGGGACTTGATGATGAAAAAGTATCTTTCGAGGCTGATGCTCGGCGTCACCGCGCTGGTCGCCGTCACTGCAGCGCACGCTGGCGCCATCGACGATGCGGTCAAGCGCGGCACGCTGAAGGTCGGCATGGACCCGACCTACATGCCGTTCGAAATGACAGACAAGCGCGGTGAAATCATCGGTTTCGAAGTCGACATCCTCAAGGCCATGGCCAAGTCCATGGGCGTCAAACTGGAGCTGGTGTCCACCGGTTATGACGGCATCATCCCTGCGTTCCTGACCGGCAAGTTCGACATGATCGGCAGCGGCATGACCCTGACCCAGGAACGTAACCTGCGCCTGAACTTCAGCGAACCCTTCATCGTGGTTGGCCAGACGTTGCTGATTCGCAAAGACCTGGAAGGCACCATCAAGTCCTACAAAGACCTGAACGACGAGAAATACCGCCTGACCTCCAAGCTCGGCACCACGGGTGAGATGATCGCCAAAAAGATGATTTCCAAAGCCAAGTACCACGGCTATGACAATGAGCAGGAAGGCGTGCTGGACGTGGTCAATGGCAAGGCCGATGCCTTTGTGTATGACGCTCCGTACAACGTGGTTGCCGAGAAAAAAGTCGGCAACGGCAAGCTGGTGTTCCTGGACGAGCCCTTCACCTTCGAACCGTTGGCATTCGGCCTGAAAAAGGGCGATTACGACAGCCTCAACTACATCAACAACTTCCTGCACCAGATCCGTAACGACGGCACCTACGATCGTATCCATGACAAGTGGTTCAAGAGCTCCGAGTGGCTCAAGGACATGGAATAAGCCAGTCTGAATACCGAGTCGCGCCTTTCGCGAGCAAGCCCGCTCCCACACTTGACCGAGTTCAAACATGAGAATGCGGTCAAAATGTGGGAGCGGGCTTGCTCGCGAAAGCGGCCTGACAGGCGACATCAATCCCGGAAGCTGAAATGAAACAGAAAAAAGCCCAATGGCCCTGGCACCTGCTGACCGTGGTCGTGCTGGTTGGCCTGGCTGGCGCGTTGTACTACGCCACCTCGCTGATGTCCTACGAATGGCGCTGGAACCGCGTACCGCAGTACTTCGCCTATCAGGCCGAAACCTCCCAGCGTGCAGCCGACATCTCCACGGTCATTGAACTGGTGCGTAAAGGCGACGTAGCCGAAGTGACCCTGCGCAATGATGCCGGTGCCGAACAAAAGCTGACGGTTGCCGACAATAGCCTGCAAGTGGCGCGCGGTGACGACGTGGCCGAAGGCGATGTTATTGGCGTAACCCGGCATTGGGCGCTTGGCCCGCTGATGTGGGGCTTGTGGACCACCTTGTGGCTGTCGGTCATCTCCGGAATTCTGGGGCTGGTGATTGGCCTGGCAACCGGCTTGTGCCGTCTGTCCAGCAACCCGACCTTGCGCGATCTATCGACGATCTACGTCGAACTGGTGCGCGGCACGCCGCTATTGGTGCAAATCTTTATTTTCTATTTCTTCATCGGGACGGTGCTCAACCTGTCCCGGGAATTCGCCGGGATCGCCGCGTTGTCGCTGTTCACCGGCGCTTACGTGGCGGAAATTGTCCGCGCCGGCGTGCAGTCCATCACCCGTGGCCAGAACGAAGCCGCACGGTCCCTGGGGTTGAGTGCCAGCCAGTCGATGCGCCACGTGGTGTTGCCGCAAGCGTTCAAGCGCGTGTTGCCGCCGCTGGCCGGGCAATTTATCAGCCTGGTGAAAGACACGTCCCTGGTGTCGGTGATCGCGATTACCGAGTTGCTCAAAAGTGGTCGTGAAGTCATCACCACCTCGTTTTCGCCGTTTGAAATCCTGTTCTGTGTGGCAGGCCTGTACCTGCTGATCAACCTGCCGCTGTCGAAAATGGCCAGCCGGCTTGAGCGGAGGCTCGCGCAAAGTGATTGAAGTCCGCGATCTGGTAAAAGTCTTCGACACCCGTGGTCAGGTGGTGCGCGCGGTGGACCACGTCACCACCCAAGTCGCCAAGGGTGAAGTGCTGGTGGTGATCGGCCCTTCGGGTTCGGGCAAATCCACCTTTCTGCGCTGTCTTAACGGGTTGGAGGAGTTTGACGCAGGCTCGGTGAGCATCGACGGCCTGCAACTGGCCGACCCGAAGACTGACGTGAACGCCTATCGCCGCGAAGTCGGCATGGTGTTCCAGCACTTCAACCTGTTCCCCCACATGACCGTGCTGGAAAACCTGTGCCTGGCGCAAAAAGTCGTGCGCAAGCGCGGTAAGCAAGAGCGTGAAGCCAAGGCATTGGCGCTGCTGGAGAAAGTCGGCATTGCGCAAAAGGCCAACGAGTTCCCCTCACGGTTGTCCGGTGGCCAGCAACAGCGGGTGGCGATCGCCCGCGCGTTGGCCATGGAGCCCAAGGTGATGCTGTTTGATGAACCCACCTCGGCGCTGGACCCGGAAATGGTCGGCGAAGTGCTGGACGTGATGAAGACCCTGGCGCTGGAAGGCATGACCATGGTCTGCGTCACCCACGAGATGGGTTTTGCCCGCGAAGTAGCGGACCGGGTGCTGTTTTTCGATCACGGCAAGTTGCTGGAAGATGCGGCCCCGGCCGAGTTCTTCGATGCGCCGAAAGACCCACGGGCCCAGGCTTTCCTGCGCCAGGTGCTGTAGCGCAGGGCGAGCCTCAGAGCCTGAATTTACCGACCAGCGTCTGCAAATCCAGGCTCAACCTCGTCAACTGAACACTGGCGGCCGCCGTTTCCTCACTGGCGGCCGCCGTTTGTTCCGACACATTGCGCACTTTCAAGACACTGCGATTGATCTCCTCGGCCACCGCGCTTTGCTGCTCGGCGGCGGCGGCAATCTGTGGGTTCATCTCCTGGATGATCGACACGGTGCGGGCAATCGCTGCCAATGCCTCACCGGCGTCGCGGGTCAGACCGACGCTGTTGTCGGTGAGGCTGCGGCTGCTGTCCATGATGTCCGCGACCTGCTGGGTGCCGCTATGCAGGCCTTGGATCAACCCCTCGATTTCTTCTGCTGATTCCTGTGTCCGTTGGGCGAGGCTGCGCACTTCATCGGCCACCACCGCAAAACCTTCGCCCGCACTGCCCGCGCGTGCGGCTTCGATGGCGGCATTCAATGCCAGCAGGTTGGTCTGCTGGGACACTGATTTGATAACGTCCAGTACACTGCCGATCTTTTGGCTTTCCTGCTGCAGCGCCACCATCGCGCGGCTGGCGAGTTCCATTTCGCTGGCGAGGTTGCCTATCTGCTCGACTGCCTGTGTGACGACTTTGTCACCGGCGCAGGCTTGTTGATCCGCCTCATTCGCTGCTACCGACGCTTGTTCGGCATGCCGAGCGACTTCCTGAGAGGTTGCGAGCATTTCGTTCATGGCTGTCGCAACCTGGTCGGTCTCATCTCTCTGGTTGTTGACGCCGGAGCGGGTCTGCTCGGTGACGGTCGATAACTGGGTGGCCGCACTGGCGATCTGTCGGGCGCTGTCACCGATGCTACTGATCAGGTTGCGCAGGTTACGGGTCATTTGCCCAATGCTTTGCTGCAATTGGCCCATTTCATCGCGGCGGTCAACCTGAGTGTCGTGGCTCAGATCTCCTTCGGCTACACGGTGCGCGGCGTTGAGGATTTCTCGCAACGGTAGCGCGATTTGTCGAGCGATCCACCACGCCGCAAGGGCGCCCAGT is a window of Pseudomonas antarctica DNA encoding:
- a CDS encoding transporter substrate-binding domain-containing protein, which produces MIKRYCSAWLIGVVALAYTGWVNAGVLDDAVRRGVLKVGTTPTYVPFQMMDKQGRIVGFEIDLLQAMSHALGVELELVAVPYTELLPGLMAKKFDLIGSGMTVTQERNLKLNFSDSFIVVGQTVLLHPSLAGKVSSIEDLDEAGYRIVAIEGTTGEAAAQRFLGAARLRSFATPEEGVRQVVEGKADAFIHDAPYNLIAMARPENHTLFALEQPFTFEPLAFGLKKGDYDSLNWINHFLNQIAQDGTYDRLHDKWFKDTAWVGEMD
- a CDS encoding transporter substrate-binding domain-containing protein, translating into MKKYLSRLMLGVTALVAVTAAHAGAIDDAVKRGTLKVGMDPTYMPFEMTDKRGEIIGFEVDILKAMAKSMGVKLELVSTGYDGIIPAFLTGKFDMIGSGMTLTQERNLRLNFSEPFIVVGQTLLIRKDLEGTIKSYKDLNDEKYRLTSKLGTTGEMIAKKMISKAKYHGYDNEQEGVLDVVNGKADAFVYDAPYNVVAEKKVGNGKLVFLDEPFTFEPLAFGLKKGDYDSLNYINNFLHQIRNDGTYDRIHDKWFKSSEWLKDME
- a CDS encoding amino acid ABC transporter permease; translated protein: MKQKKAQWPWHLLTVVVLVGLAGALYYATSLMSYEWRWNRVPQYFAYQAETSQRAADISTVIELVRKGDVAEVTLRNDAGAEQKLTVADNSLQVARGDDVAEGDVIGVTRHWALGPLMWGLWTTLWLSVISGILGLVIGLATGLCRLSSNPTLRDLSTIYVELVRGTPLLVQIFIFYFFIGTVLNLSREFAGIAALSLFTGAYVAEIVRAGVQSITRGQNEAARSLGLSASQSMRHVVLPQAFKRVLPPLAGQFISLVKDTSLVSVIAITELLKSGREVITTSFSPFEILFCVAGLYLLINLPLSKMASRLERRLAQSD
- a CDS encoding amino acid ABC transporter ATP-binding protein, which encodes MIEVRDLVKVFDTRGQVVRAVDHVTTQVAKGEVLVVIGPSGSGKSTFLRCLNGLEEFDAGSVSIDGLQLADPKTDVNAYRREVGMVFQHFNLFPHMTVLENLCLAQKVVRKRGKQEREAKALALLEKVGIAQKANEFPSRLSGGQQQRVAIARALAMEPKVMLFDEPTSALDPEMVGEVLDVMKTLALEGMTMVCVTHEMGFAREVADRVLFFDHGKLLEDAAPAEFFDAPKDPRAQAFLRQVL
- a CDS encoding methyl-accepting chemotaxis protein, producing the protein MTRNLRNLISSIGDSARQIASAATQLSTVTEQTRSGVNNQRDETDQVATAMNEMLATSQEVARHAEQASVAANEADQQACAGDKVVTQAVEQIGNLASEMELASRAMVALQQESQKIGSVLDVIKSVSQQTNLLALNAAIEAARAGSAGEGFAVVADEVRSLAQRTQESAEEIEGLIQGLHSGTQQVADIMDSSRSLTDNSVGLTRDAGEALAAIARTVSIIQEMNPQIAAAAEQQSAVAEEINRSVLKVRNVSEQTAAASEETAAASVQLTRLSLDLQTLVGKFRL